The following nucleotide sequence is from Candidatus Methylomirabilota bacterium.
GCCCCAGTCCGCCTAGGAGCGCTGTACTCGCTGGAGCAGCTCGCGTAGCTATTCAGCTGTTGCCACTCACCTCGGCGGCACGTTCCGCGCCACCGCGAGCGCGTAGACGGGCGGCGCGTCGACGGTCATCCGTCGGCGGACGGGTCCCGGCGTTGCGAGCGGCGGCGGCGTGCGCGTTGTGGCTGGTGGGGCTGGTGGGCTGGTGTGACGTGATCGTCGGCGTGTCGAGTTGATCTCGGTGTCGGGTTGGGCAGGGTGTCGTCGTGCCCGATCGCCCGCCCGACGAGCAGTCGGCTGTGGACGACGCTGCGCTGCGGGTGGAGAACGCCGCGCTGCGTGCTGAGGTGGAGGAGCTTCGGGCGAGCGAGGCTGCGGTGCGTGCCGATCACGCCGAGTTGAAGAGCATGGTCGCGGTGTTGACCGGGCAGGTTGCGCAGCTGGAGCGGGTGGTCAGGGAACAGGCCGATGAGATCGCGGAGTTGAAGCGCCAGGCCGCTGGGGACTCCTCGAACTCCTCCCGCCCTCCGTCGTCGGATGCGCCGTGGGCGAAGAAGCCGGCGAAGATGCGCTCGTCGCGGACGAGGTCGGGACGCAAGTCCGGCAAGCAGCCGGGCTCTTCGTCGTCCTCGCGCTGCCTGATCGACGACCCGGACGAGCGGCTGGAGATCCGGCCGGGCCGCTGCCGGTCCTGTGACGCGTCACTGGTCGAGGCCGCGGAACACGGCCATCGGCGGCGTCAGATCGTCGACATCCAGCCCGCGCCGCCCCCGAAGGTCACCGAGTATGTGCGGATCTCGAAGGTCTGCGCGTGCTGCGGGGTGGTCACCACCCCGGGCTGGGACGACGAGGCCGTGCCGGTCGAGCACGTCGGCATTGTGGCCGCGCCGGGCTCGCCGGTGCGGATCGGCCCGGAAACCCTCGCCCGCGCCGCGTTGCTCACCTGCGCGCACTACCTGCCGGTCGGGCGCGCCCGCGACCTGCTGGAGACGTTGACCGCGATCGATGTGTCCACCGGGTTCCTGGCCGCCATCCGTGGTCGCGCCGCCCGACAGTTGGAGAAGAAGTTCCTCGGCCACATGCGAAACCTGCTGGCCACCGCGCCGGTGCTGCATGCCGACGAGACACCCGGCCGCGCCACCGGATCCCTGGCCTACGTCCACGTGGCCTGCACCGAATACCTCACGTTGATGCACGTCGGCGACCGCTCCGCGGCGAGCATCGATGCCGGCGGTGTCCTCGGACAGTTCACCGGGGTGCTGGTGCGCGACGGCTACGCCGGTTACGCACACCTCCAGGCGGCACATGCCTGGTGCGGAGCTCATCTGCTGCGCGATCTGCGGTCGATCTCCGATGCCGACCCCGACGGCCAACTATGGGCGCAGGCGATGGCCAACACCCTGCTGGAAGCCAACCGCGCCGCCCACG
It contains:
- a CDS encoding IS66 family transposase; this encodes MRAEVEELRASEAAVRADHAELKSMVAVLTGQVAQLERVVREQADEIAELKRQAAGDSSNSSRPPSSDAPWAKKPAKMRSSRTRSGRKSGKQPGSSSSSRCLIDDPDERLEIRPGRCRSCDASLVEAAEHGHRRRQIVDIQPAPPPKVTEYVRISKVCACCGVVTTPGWDDEAVPVEHVGIVAAPGSPVRIGPETLARAALLTCAHYLPVGRARDLLETLTAIDVSTGFLAAIRGRAARQLEKKFLGHMRNLLATAPVLHADETPGRATGSLAYVHVACTEYLTLMHVGDRSAASIDAGGVLGQFTGVLVRDGYAGYAHLQAAHAWCGAHLLRDLRSISDADPDGQLWAQAMANTLLEANRAAHEARDRGADRLDEATLKQIRNHYLGALARGNTDNQGEHSKLADKARTLITRFRRFEDMILRFAADLSVPFTNNEAERACRPVKIQQRTSGGCWRTLQGLTDFAIVQSYLDTATKWGLDKLDALRQLFTTGAWLPPTLKPAE